One part of the Alligator mississippiensis isolate rAllMis1 chromosome 3, rAllMis1, whole genome shotgun sequence genome encodes these proteins:
- the LOC132249537 gene encoding uncharacterized protein LOC132249537: MALISLYITLGYLSITQEGWEKNLYLQISHAVAQAKNKSDCWICSHSPAHLHQGIPMIGVPISLQQWGTINGGFVRHYSLAAHRSAPKEWRAAPANWIISPRVEAPFCYRSNNTGAYNKATPVGHYPHCLTTLDYSPSSTSEILLGNVPSLNYTGFMVYNFSKEPHVALIANRSEFYIHSNFTSYNISRSSRITAERGPSYTMHINRKCRIGHNNCQDLSTLSAPGLYWLCGNRAHKILPWNWVGACTLGRVIPGFEMHSAIYLKQVKNFNHHMKRAVNPLATRNTGFHRFVKTFIPWLGIRELKLAIINISATMEAMGNATADAIQALQKEISQISQVTIQHRIALDYLLVSQGRVCALVNSTCCVYVNQDMRIKTDIRKIRNQLRVLHQVASENTDWGLKKNVVLANLLAPRFRGPWQKNPV, from the coding sequence atggcactgatatccttatatatcacacttgggtatctcagtatcacccaagaggggtgggaaaaaaatttgtatttgcagatctcccatgcggtggctcaagctaaaaataaaagtgactgctggatatgctctcacagcccagcacacctacaccaaggaatcccaatgatcggagtaccaatatccctccagcaatggggaacaataaacggcggcttcgttagacactactcgttagctgcccatcggtccgctcctaaagaatggagggccgcccctgctaactggataatctccccaagagtagaggcgcctttctgttacagatccaacaacaccggagcttataataaagccacacctgtaggacactaccctcattgcctaactactctagattatagccctagtagcaccagtgaaatcctgttgggtaacgtaccctctctcaattatacaggattcatggtctacaacttttctaaggaacctcatgttgctctcattgcaaacagatcagaattttacattcactccaattttacttcttataatatatctcggtccagcaggataacagctgaacgtggaccgtcctatacgatgcatatcaatcgaaagtgccggataggacACAACAACTGTcaagatttgagtaccctttctgccccaggcctttactggctctgcggaaacagggctcataaaatcttgccctggaattgggtgggggcatgcactcttggacgtgttatccctggtttcgaaatgcatagtgcaatatatctgaaacaagtaaaaaatttcaaccatcacatgaaaagggcggttaaccccttagctaccagaaacacagggttccatcgatttgtaaaaaccttcataccgtggcttggaataagagaattgaaactagccataattaacatttcagccacaatggaagctatgggaaatgccactgcggatgcaattcaggctctacaaaaagagatctcccagatctcacaagtaactatacaacaccgcatagccctagattacctattggtatcccagggaagagtatgtgccttagtaaactccacctgttgtgtctatgtcaatcaggacatgcgaatcaaaactgacattcgcaaaatccgaaatcagttaagggtcctacatcaagtggcctcagaaaatactgactggggtctaaaaaaaaatgtggtcttggctaacctcctggctcccagatttcggggcccttggcaaaaaaatcctgtatag